The following coding sequences are from one Paenarthrobacter ureafaciens window:
- the pth gene encoding aminoacyl-tRNA hydrolase — protein MTDTWLIVGLGNPGSEYSGNRHNVGQMVLDELASRIGGKFKVHKSRAQVVEGRMGIGGPRVVLAKPMTYMNVSGGPVSALAKFFDVAPDHVIAVHDEIDIPFNTVKLKIGGGEGGHNGLRDITKALATKDYLRVRVGVGRPPGRMDTADFVLRDFATPEKKDLPFLLDEAADAVELLITEGLLSAQQKHHAARS, from the coding sequence ATGACTGACACCTGGCTCATTGTTGGCCTCGGCAACCCCGGCAGCGAATACAGCGGCAACCGCCACAACGTGGGCCAGATGGTGCTGGATGAACTCGCATCCCGGATCGGCGGCAAGTTCAAGGTCCACAAATCCCGCGCCCAAGTGGTGGAGGGCCGTATGGGCATCGGCGGCCCGCGCGTGGTCCTTGCCAAGCCGATGACATACATGAATGTTTCCGGCGGGCCTGTCTCCGCGTTGGCCAAGTTTTTCGATGTGGCTCCGGACCACGTGATCGCCGTCCACGATGAGATCGACATCCCGTTCAACACGGTGAAACTGAAGATCGGTGGCGGGGAAGGCGGCCACAACGGTCTTCGCGACATTACCAAGGCCCTCGCCACCAAGGATTACCTCCGGGTCCGCGTGGGCGTGGGACGTCCTCCGGGGCGCATGGATACAGCCGACTTCGTGCTCCGTGACTTCGCCACCCCGGAGAAGAAGGACTTGCCGTTCCTGCTCGATGAGGCGGCTGATGCCGTGGAGCTCCTTATCACTGAGGGCTTGTTGTCCGCCCAACAAAAACACCACGCCGCGCGATCTTGA
- a CDS encoding helix-turn-helix transcriptional regulator produces MSAELLNRNRGGAARAAAPDLVGGPSDRQTWSLLARSHDLARAGKHLEAPDSYGVILTGDRGIGKSGLARAVVASLGPKIHSLQLRNTLAGGQTPYGCLGFLLARLPSEAVSTPTGILHSVTSLIRAEAAGRQTVFIVDNAGGMDPMSTGVLLNLMATGTAKVIATVQRASDLPADFHRLVLEGQLGEVHLNTLTEEQTKQVLGSVLGHYVSSTLVGSLHSAVGGNPMLLHALLDEQRHSGNLVLNDSVWTLRDRIKLEGATVVEDFVRSRLAREPQTNRTVIEILACAQRATLVDLAAIFSTETLVEMEESGFLTIDRAGEHWVSLRDPYLGEVVRGWLSTRRRRELWLMLLGPKEPELEGLASQDLLSYAAWMHACEDEPSPSPAHALAAGRAALDDYDPNFAIQCTLSLDPKDPEWVPGQRVKAAAYLMLDLPLHAAQALDEVTEDQLAALEPVEFAEIMAAKCQAMTWIDGRSGMVPGVIAEANAALDDMEARAGHGARAFRLARNRMRLCNYEYQTYMGEYARIIEDLEAELQQDPDFDREHWLRSGFFLIEARCILGRELEAQQLARSMSQALREAGSPAPLEEALARHAFLALLLSGQWRKCIELMRRAPSKPSRLQFRGAITELGIGLAYAYAGKPSSAIEPLRSAAAQLELRPAMNLVKVAYAATAFAYAQLGNSLEAGRYLDLYRTCRGTGTYFSESVAGFCADMAGRWMGDPDVKQRLLAKVREDFDNQRFTTAGICLFGATVEGTDAEYRLLEDIAGHRQGPLAEISGQLARGSLGRSSKALLAAADAAAALDLLVVEARCVAMALDFARDAGETTTARTAQLRLERLEQSVSALPIQPRSDAPVLTERERQIAKLAGKGVSNREIAMDIGVSVRTVEGHLYQVFTKLGVSSRGELNGLL; encoded by the coding sequence GTGTCGGCGGAGTTGCTTAACAGGAACCGGGGAGGCGCGGCCAGGGCTGCGGCTCCCGATCTTGTTGGCGGACCATCCGACCGTCAAACGTGGTCCCTCCTGGCCAGGAGCCATGACTTGGCGAGGGCCGGCAAGCACCTTGAAGCTCCGGACTCCTACGGCGTGATACTCACCGGAGACCGGGGCATCGGAAAATCCGGACTGGCCCGCGCCGTGGTTGCTTCCCTCGGCCCGAAGATCCACAGCCTGCAGTTGCGCAACACTTTGGCCGGCGGACAAACCCCGTACGGGTGCCTCGGCTTTCTCCTGGCCCGCCTCCCTTCGGAAGCAGTGAGTACTCCCACCGGGATCCTGCACTCGGTGACGTCCCTGATCCGGGCGGAAGCGGCGGGACGCCAGACGGTGTTCATCGTGGATAACGCCGGAGGCATGGACCCCATGAGCACCGGCGTGCTGCTCAATCTCATGGCCACTGGAACGGCCAAGGTCATTGCCACCGTGCAACGCGCCAGTGACCTCCCTGCAGATTTCCATCGCCTGGTCCTGGAGGGCCAGTTGGGCGAGGTCCATCTGAACACTTTGACGGAGGAACAGACCAAGCAAGTGCTCGGCTCCGTGCTGGGACATTACGTGTCGTCCACACTGGTCGGCTCGCTGCACTCGGCCGTGGGCGGCAACCCGATGCTGCTGCACGCCCTGCTGGATGAACAGCGGCACTCCGGCAACCTGGTCCTCAATGACTCGGTGTGGACGTTGCGCGACCGGATCAAGCTCGAAGGTGCCACGGTGGTGGAGGACTTTGTCCGTTCCAGGCTGGCGCGCGAACCACAAACCAACCGGACCGTCATTGAAATCCTGGCGTGTGCGCAGCGCGCAACCCTGGTGGACCTCGCAGCGATTTTCAGCACCGAGACCCTGGTGGAGATGGAGGAATCCGGTTTCCTGACAATCGACCGCGCCGGCGAGCACTGGGTGTCGCTCCGTGATCCGTACCTCGGCGAAGTGGTCCGCGGTTGGCTCAGCACCAGGCGCCGGAGGGAACTGTGGTTGATGCTGCTGGGGCCAAAGGAACCCGAACTCGAGGGCCTGGCATCGCAGGACCTGTTGAGCTACGCGGCGTGGATGCATGCCTGCGAGGATGAGCCGTCGCCGTCGCCTGCCCACGCGCTTGCCGCGGGTCGGGCAGCCTTGGACGATTACGATCCCAACTTCGCCATCCAGTGCACCCTCTCCCTGGACCCGAAGGACCCTGAATGGGTGCCGGGGCAACGGGTGAAAGCAGCCGCATACCTGATGCTCGATTTGCCGCTGCATGCCGCGCAAGCCCTCGATGAGGTCACTGAGGACCAGTTGGCAGCATTGGAACCCGTTGAATTCGCGGAAATCATGGCGGCCAAGTGTCAGGCGATGACGTGGATCGACGGCCGCTCCGGTATGGTTCCCGGCGTCATTGCGGAGGCCAACGCTGCCCTGGATGACATGGAGGCCAGGGCCGGGCACGGAGCGCGTGCCTTCCGCCTTGCCAGAAACCGCATGCGCTTGTGCAACTACGAGTACCAGACCTACATGGGAGAGTACGCACGGATCATCGAGGACCTGGAAGCGGAGCTGCAGCAGGACCCGGACTTCGACCGGGAGCACTGGCTGCGGTCCGGGTTCTTCCTGATCGAAGCCCGCTGCATCCTGGGCCGGGAGCTGGAAGCCCAGCAACTGGCCCGCAGCATGTCCCAGGCTCTGCGTGAGGCAGGGAGCCCCGCGCCGTTGGAGGAGGCCCTGGCCCGGCATGCGTTCCTGGCCCTGTTGTTGTCCGGCCAGTGGCGTAAGTGCATCGAGCTCATGCGCCGCGCCCCGTCCAAGCCCTCCCGCCTCCAGTTCCGTGGCGCCATCACTGAGCTGGGCATCGGCCTGGCCTACGCCTATGCAGGAAAGCCCTCCAGCGCCATTGAACCGCTGCGCTCCGCGGCTGCCCAACTCGAGCTTCGCCCGGCCATGAACCTGGTTAAGGTCGCCTACGCCGCCACGGCCTTCGCCTACGCACAACTGGGCAACTCCTTGGAAGCCGGACGCTACCTGGACCTGTACCGGACTTGCCGGGGGACGGGCACGTACTTCTCGGAATCCGTGGCCGGTTTCTGCGCGGACATGGCCGGCCGCTGGATGGGTGACCCCGACGTCAAGCAGCGGCTCCTGGCGAAGGTCCGCGAGGACTTCGACAACCAGCGGTTTACGACCGCGGGGATCTGCCTTTTCGGCGCGACGGTCGAAGGTACGGACGCCGAATACCGCCTGCTGGAGGACATCGCCGGACACCGCCAGGGTCCCCTGGCCGAAATCTCCGGACAACTGGCCAGGGGCTCCCTGGGCCGCAGCTCCAAAGCCCTTTTGGCCGCCGCCGATGCCGCGGCAGCGCTGGACCTGCTGGTGGTGGAGGCCCGGTGCGTCGCCATGGCCCTGGACTTCGCCCGCGACGCCGGCGAGACCACCACGGCCAGGACGGCCCAGCTCCGCCTGGAACGGCTCGAACAATCCGTGTCGGCCCTGCCGATCCAACCTCGCAGTGACGCGCCGGTGTTGACCGAGCGCGAACGGCAAATCGCCAAACTCGCTGGAAAGGGTGTCAGCAACCGTGAAATCGCGATGGATATTGGGGTGTCTGTGCGCACAGTGGAAGGCCACCTCTACCAGGTGTTTACCAAGCTCGGGGTGTCGTCGCGGGGTGAGCTCAATGGTCTCCTCTGA